The proteins below come from a single Arthrobacter sp. B1I2 genomic window:
- a CDS encoding ribonuclease HII, protein MSSAVQASPGVEVPPAVKVPPAAKVRSGSKPAARGAKAPTLRHERTFKAQGVRLLAGVDEVGRGALAGPVSVGIAVVDLERQKPLAGVRDSKLLSPAERERLDPLVRRWSVASAVGHASAGEIDSIGIIAALRLAGTRAWNSILGAGTIPEAVLLDGSHNWLSPAGQLSLFDQPVLEAACEAPVHTKVKADMQCLSVAAASVIAKVERDRMMRELHTEYPDFGWDINKGYATAAHRNILRAAGPTPYHRVSWRLLGGELQGAEASDGEETYED, encoded by the coding sequence GTCCTCTGCAGTGCAGGCTTCTCCGGGAGTGGAAGTTCCCCCGGCCGTGAAAGTTCCGCCGGCAGCCAAAGTGCGCTCCGGTTCGAAGCCGGCGGCACGGGGCGCGAAGGCACCCACGCTGCGGCATGAGCGGACCTTCAAGGCCCAGGGCGTACGCCTGCTGGCCGGGGTGGACGAGGTGGGCCGCGGCGCCCTTGCCGGCCCTGTCAGTGTGGGAATCGCCGTCGTTGACCTGGAGCGGCAAAAGCCGCTGGCGGGCGTGCGGGACAGCAAACTCCTCAGCCCGGCGGAGCGGGAACGGCTTGACCCCCTGGTGCGGCGCTGGAGTGTCGCCTCGGCGGTGGGACACGCCTCCGCCGGCGAGATCGATTCGATCGGCATCATCGCTGCCCTTCGGCTGGCAGGAACCCGGGCGTGGAACAGCATCCTCGGGGCGGGAACCATCCCGGAGGCCGTGCTGCTGGATGGAAGCCACAACTGGCTTTCCCCGGCAGGCCAGCTGTCCTTGTTCGATCAGCCCGTGCTGGAGGCCGCCTGCGAAGCGCCGGTGCACACCAAGGTCAAGGCGGACATGCAGTGCCTCAGCGTGGCGGCTGCGAGTGTCATCGCCAAGGTGGAACGGGACCGGATGATGCGGGAGCTGCACACGGAGTATCCCGATTTCGGCTGGGACATCAACAAGGGGTACGCCACGGCAGCGCACCGGAACATCCTGCGTGCCGCCGGGCCCACACCGTACCACCGGGTGAGTTGGCGGCTGCTCGGCGGGGAACTGCAGGGCGCAGAGGCCTCCGACGGGGAAGAGACGTACGAAGACTGA
- a CDS encoding DUF2469 domain-containing protein codes for MSAEDLENYETDMELQLYREYRDVVGLFSYVVETERRFYLANHVDLQARSADGEVYFDLTLQDAWVWDVYRSARFVKSVRVLTFKDVNVEELPRNEELSVPKDVDLGN; via the coding sequence ATGAGTGCTGAGGATCTTGAGAACTATGAAACCGACATGGAGCTTCAGCTCTACCGTGAATACCGCGACGTCGTCGGCCTGTTCAGCTACGTTGTCGAGACCGAGCGGCGCTTCTACCTCGCCAACCACGTTGACCTCCAGGCCCGCAGCGCCGATGGCGAGGTCTACTTCGACCTGACCCTCCAGGACGCCTGGGTATGGGATGTCTACCGTTCGGCGCGGTTCGTCAAGAGCGTCAGGGTCCTGACCTTCAAGGACGTCAACGTCGAGGAACTGCCCCGCAACGAGGAACTTTCCGTGCCCAAGGACGTGGACCTGGGTAACTAG
- a CDS encoding YraN family protein: MKSKDLLGRRGEDLAAGYLEALGMLVVERNWRCAEGEIDIVALDGDALVIAEVKTRRSLDYGHPFEAVGPEKLARLHRLGAAWCRDHELRMPLRRVDVVAVVDDGGGEPVVEHLKGVG; encoded by the coding sequence ATGAAATCGAAAGACCTGTTGGGCAGGCGCGGCGAGGACCTCGCCGCGGGCTATCTTGAAGCGCTGGGCATGCTGGTGGTTGAGCGCAACTGGAGGTGTGCTGAGGGCGAGATCGACATTGTTGCCCTCGACGGCGATGCGCTGGTCATCGCCGAAGTCAAAACCCGCCGCTCCCTGGATTACGGCCACCCCTTTGAGGCGGTGGGCCCGGAAAAGCTGGCCAGGCTGCACCGCCTCGGTGCCGCCTGGTGCCGGGACCATGAGTTGCGGATGCCGCTGCGCCGGGTGGACGTTGTCGCCGTCGTGGACGACGGCGGCGGGGAACCCGTGGTGGAACACCTCAAGGGGGTGGGGTGA
- a CDS encoding YifB family Mg chelatase-like AAA ATPase, giving the protein MALGRTYSVALVGLNGYIVEVEADIGQTLPAFVILGLPDASLNEAKERIRSAAKNSGIPLSRRKITANLIPASLPKRGSGFDLAVTMAVLRAANDIKHTGRAVFIAELGLDGRLRPVRGILPAVMASVQAGYPEIVVAEANLAEASLVPGAKVRGYRTLARLALDFGADPQELALDFEPDEADDAGDGPALPGPCPDMADVSGQGDARRALEVAAAGAHHVLLTGPPGAGKTMLAERLPGLLPDLGDHESMEVTAIHSLCGLPSSTVQLLRRPPFENPHHSATAAAIIGGGSGLPRPGAASRAHRGVLFLDEAPEYERRVLDALRQPLESGELVIHRSAGTAAYPARFQLVLAANPCPCGKASGKGLDCTCTPVMRRRYLARMSGPLLDRVDIQLQVERVSLAEFGQAGAEEDTASVARRVLDARARQAERLRSFGLETNSQVPGRILRGELRLPPAATRILDQSLERGVLTARGYDRVLRLAWTLADLGHRERPEPNDIGQALCLRQAAAAVA; this is encoded by the coding sequence ATGGCGCTCGGCCGGACCTACTCCGTCGCCCTGGTAGGGCTCAACGGCTACATCGTGGAAGTCGAAGCGGACATCGGCCAGACCCTCCCGGCCTTCGTCATTCTTGGGCTGCCGGACGCGTCGCTGAATGAAGCCAAGGAGCGCATCCGCTCAGCTGCAAAGAACTCCGGGATTCCACTCAGCCGCCGGAAGATCACCGCCAACCTCATTCCCGCCTCGCTGCCCAAGCGCGGCTCGGGTTTCGATCTCGCCGTCACTATGGCCGTGCTCCGGGCCGCGAACGATATCAAGCACACGGGGCGCGCAGTTTTCATCGCTGAGTTGGGGCTCGACGGCAGGCTGCGGCCCGTGCGGGGTATCCTGCCGGCGGTCATGGCGTCGGTCCAGGCCGGGTATCCGGAGATCGTGGTGGCGGAAGCCAACCTGGCGGAAGCCTCCCTTGTCCCCGGTGCCAAGGTACGTGGATACCGAACACTTGCCCGGCTTGCCCTCGACTTCGGGGCTGATCCGCAGGAACTTGCCCTGGATTTCGAGCCTGACGAGGCCGATGATGCCGGTGATGGCCCGGCCCTGCCTGGCCCGTGTCCCGACATGGCGGATGTCTCCGGACAGGGCGATGCCCGCAGGGCTCTGGAAGTGGCTGCGGCGGGTGCCCATCATGTGCTCCTCACCGGGCCGCCGGGCGCCGGAAAGACGATGCTGGCGGAGCGGCTGCCCGGTCTTTTGCCGGACCTTGGTGACCACGAGTCCATGGAGGTCACGGCCATCCACTCACTGTGCGGCCTGCCGTCATCCACTGTCCAGCTCCTGCGGCGCCCGCCATTTGAGAACCCGCACCACTCAGCCACCGCTGCAGCCATCATCGGCGGCGGCTCGGGCCTGCCCAGGCCAGGTGCAGCGTCGCGCGCCCACCGTGGCGTGCTGTTCCTGGACGAGGCACCGGAATACGAACGCCGCGTCCTCGACGCACTGCGGCAACCGCTGGAGAGCGGGGAACTGGTGATCCACCGGTCAGCCGGAACGGCGGCCTACCCGGCCCGGTTCCAACTGGTACTCGCGGCCAACCCCTGTCCCTGCGGCAAGGCGTCGGGCAAGGGGCTGGACTGCACCTGCACGCCCGTGATGCGCCGGCGCTACCTCGCCAGGATGTCCGGACCCCTGCTGGACCGGGTGGACATCCAGTTGCAGGTGGAGAGGGTATCCCTGGCCGAGTTCGGGCAGGCGGGCGCGGAAGAGGACACCGCATCAGTGGCACGCCGGGTACTGGACGCGCGTGCGCGGCAAGCGGAGCGGTTACGGTCCTTCGGTCTTGAGACCAACTCGCAGGTGCCAGGACGCATACTGCGCGGCGAATTGCGGCTTCCCCCGGCCGCCACCCGGATCCTGGACCAGTCGCTGGAGCGGGGAGTGCTGACCGCACGCGGGTATGACCGCGTCCTTCGGCTCGCCTGGACCCTTGCGGACCTGGGGCACAGGGAGAGGCCGGAGCCAAATGACATCGGACAGGCACTGTGCCTGCGGCAGGCCGCGGCGGCCGTGGCATGA
- the dprA gene encoding DNA-processing protein DprA translates to MEPQDAAGLALVQIAGATDALRIATGQVAPGPGLERDITSLLADSGAANSWAGLAAALKRWQPRLPDLAPERDLATMTRLGGRLIIPGDELWPAQLSDLGIQEPICLWWRGQEQPLPAAEKSIALVGSRDSTSYGAAVTGDLAYSLAQRGFTVVSGGAYGIDAHAHRAALAGGTSAVPTMAVMAGGVDRFYPSGNDDLLRAVANQGAVLAEVPPGSAPTRYRFLQRNRLIAALSAVTVVVEARWRSGALNTAHHAETLGRAVGAVPGSVHSANSAGCHRLLREGGGVCVTDAAEVAELASPSGTGLPEQGTADAAVQDGLTLEDLILLDALPLRSTTSVEKLSAVAGLGQESVRAGLGRLGLLGLAVSERGGWKRGKA, encoded by the coding sequence ATGGAGCCACAGGACGCAGCGGGCCTGGCCCTCGTGCAGATTGCAGGGGCAACAGACGCCCTGCGTATCGCCACCGGCCAAGTGGCGCCCGGACCTGGCCTGGAGCGCGACATCACCTCGCTGCTGGCGGACAGCGGTGCGGCCAACAGCTGGGCCGGACTGGCTGCGGCATTGAAGCGCTGGCAGCCACGGCTGCCTGACCTTGCGCCCGAACGCGACCTTGCCACCATGACCCGGCTTGGCGGGCGCCTCATCATCCCCGGCGATGAACTGTGGCCGGCCCAGCTTTCGGACCTGGGAATCCAGGAGCCCATCTGCCTTTGGTGGCGCGGCCAGGAACAGCCGTTGCCGGCGGCAGAGAAGTCCATCGCCCTCGTGGGATCCCGGGACAGCACCAGCTATGGGGCGGCGGTGACAGGGGACCTCGCCTACTCGCTGGCGCAACGGGGCTTCACAGTGGTCTCGGGCGGAGCCTACGGGATCGACGCCCATGCGCACCGTGCCGCCCTTGCCGGGGGTACCTCGGCCGTCCCCACCATGGCGGTCATGGCCGGGGGAGTGGACCGGTTCTATCCGTCAGGCAATGACGACCTGCTGCGCGCTGTGGCAAATCAGGGTGCGGTGCTGGCCGAGGTACCGCCGGGCTCGGCCCCTACCCGCTACCGCTTCCTGCAACGGAACCGACTGATTGCTGCGCTCTCCGCGGTGACGGTGGTGGTGGAGGCACGCTGGCGCTCCGGCGCACTCAACACAGCCCACCATGCCGAGACCCTGGGCCGTGCCGTCGGCGCCGTTCCCGGATCAGTCCACAGCGCCAACTCCGCCGGCTGCCACCGGCTCCTCCGCGAAGGGGGAGGTGTCTGCGTCACCGATGCGGCTGAAGTGGCCGAACTTGCCTCACCCAGCGGAACCGGACTGCCCGAACAGGGCACCGCGGACGCGGCGGTGCAGGACGGATTGACCCTGGAGGATCTGATCCTGCTGGATGCGCTGCCGCTTCGCTCCACTACTTCCGTGGAAAAGCTCTCGGCCGTGGCCGGACTGGGTCAGGAGTCGGTGCGGGCAGGACTCGGGAGGCTGGGGCTGCTGGGACTGGCAGTGTCGGAGCGCGGCGGCTGGAAACGCGGCAAGGCATAG
- a CDS encoding tyrosine recombinase XerC, with protein MDNDGLHGELGKALDAFAGYLSGERGMSAHTRRAYLGDLRSLLAHAASEGVSGLKDLELGTFRRWLGSQSTAGASRATLARRSATARVFTAWALREELIDVDPALRLKAPKREGSLPAVLQASQLTRVLEGLETAAAEGEPLAVRNRAIVELLYATGIRVGELAGLDVDDLDPDRRTLRVIGKGNKERTVPFGVPAAVAVDDWLRRGRPAVAKDNSGPALFLGARGGRVDQRQVRALVKTLFEALGDTSASGPHALRHSAATHLLDGGADLRAVQEILGHSSLATTQIYTHVSVDRLRKSYQQAHPRA; from the coding sequence GTGGACAATGACGGACTGCACGGGGAGCTCGGCAAGGCACTGGACGCGTTCGCCGGCTACTTGTCAGGGGAGCGTGGGATGTCGGCGCACACCAGGCGTGCGTACTTGGGCGATCTGCGCAGTCTCTTGGCCCACGCTGCATCGGAAGGCGTGTCAGGGCTGAAGGACCTTGAACTGGGCACTTTCCGCCGCTGGCTCGGCAGCCAAAGTACGGCAGGCGCCTCGCGGGCAACGCTTGCACGCCGGTCTGCCACGGCGCGGGTCTTCACTGCCTGGGCTCTGCGGGAAGAACTTATCGACGTGGATCCCGCCCTGCGGCTGAAGGCACCCAAACGCGAAGGATCCCTGCCGGCAGTCCTGCAGGCATCCCAGCTCACCCGCGTACTTGAGGGGCTGGAAACGGCAGCCGCGGAGGGCGAACCGCTCGCCGTGCGGAACCGCGCCATCGTGGAACTCCTTTATGCCACAGGCATCCGGGTGGGGGAACTCGCCGGGCTGGACGTCGATGACCTGGACCCCGACCGCCGCACTCTGCGGGTCATCGGCAAAGGCAACAAGGAACGCACCGTCCCGTTCGGAGTGCCGGCCGCCGTCGCCGTCGACGACTGGCTCCGGCGGGGGCGGCCGGCAGTGGCGAAGGACAACAGCGGGCCGGCGCTCTTCCTCGGAGCCCGCGGGGGACGGGTTGACCAGCGCCAGGTCAGGGCCCTGGTGAAGACCCTGTTCGAGGCACTGGGTGATACCTCCGCATCGGGACCCCACGCCCTGCGCCACTCGGCAGCCACGCATCTGCTCGACGGCGGCGCGGACCTGCGCGCCGTGCAGGAGATCCTGGGCCACAGCAGCCTGGCCACCACCCAGATCTACACGCATGTCTCGGTTGACCGCCTCCGGAAGAGCTATCAGCAGGCGCACCCCCGGGCCTGA
- a CDS encoding DUF3145 domain-containing protein, translating to MSVAMTRGVLFVHSAPTALCPHVEWAVGAVVDKRTDLEWTPQPAAPGMFRAELSWTGAPGTGSKLASCLRGWAHLRYEVTEEPSQGVDGGRWSHTPELGIFHAVTDVHGNIMVSEDRIRYAYESGAGDPAAVYHELSLALGEAWDEELEPFRHAAEGAPVRWLHQVG from the coding sequence ATGTCTGTTGCAATGACCCGCGGTGTGCTGTTCGTTCACTCGGCCCCTACGGCGCTGTGCCCCCACGTTGAGTGGGCAGTCGGCGCCGTGGTGGACAAGCGGACGGACCTTGAGTGGACCCCGCAGCCTGCCGCGCCCGGAATGTTCCGGGCCGAGTTGTCCTGGACCGGTGCCCCTGGCACAGGTTCAAAACTCGCGTCCTGCCTTCGCGGCTGGGCGCATCTCCGGTATGAGGTGACGGAGGAGCCCAGCCAGGGCGTGGACGGCGGCCGCTGGTCCCACACCCCGGAACTGGGCATTTTCCATGCCGTCACCGACGTCCACGGCAACATCATGGTGTCCGAGGACCGCATCCGTTACGCCTACGAATCCGGCGCCGGTGACCCTGCCGCCGTGTACCACGAGCTGTCCCTCGCCCTGGGCGAGGCCTGGGACGAAGAACTTGAACCGTTCCGCCACGCTGCCGAAGGCGCTCCCGTGCGCTGGCTCCACCAGGTGGGCTGA
- the fabF gene encoding beta-ketoacyl-ACP synthase II has product MTRKVVITGLGATTPIGGDVPTMWNNALKGVSGARTLEDDWVAKYELPVHFAARCSTPALEVLSRVEAKRMDPSTQFGVIAAREAWADSGITEFDQDRLAVAFATGIGGVWTLLDAWDTLKEKGPRRVLPMTVPMLMPNGVAAAVSLDLGARAGAHTPVSACASGTEAMHLGLELIRSGKADVVMCGGAEAAIHPMPLAAFASMQALSRRNDEPERASRPYDTARDGFVMGEGAGALVLEAEEHALARGARIYAELAGTSVTADAYHITAPDPQGLGATRALKAAMFDGRIQPEDVVHVNAHATSTPVGDKPEYTALRAALGAHVDSVAVSATKSQMGHLLGASGAVEAVLTVLAVHDRKAPVTINLENQDPEIPLDVVTSARDLPAGNIVALSNSFGFGGHNAVVAIRSV; this is encoded by the coding sequence ATGACACGCAAAGTAGTCATTACCGGTCTGGGTGCCACCACGCCCATCGGCGGCGATGTACCCACGATGTGGAACAACGCCCTCAAGGGGGTCTCCGGTGCCCGCACCCTGGAGGACGACTGGGTAGCCAAGTACGAGCTTCCCGTCCATTTCGCTGCCCGGTGCAGCACACCGGCCCTTGAGGTGCTCAGCCGCGTCGAAGCGAAGCGGATGGACCCCTCCACCCAGTTCGGCGTTATCGCCGCGCGCGAGGCCTGGGCCGATTCCGGCATCACGGAATTCGACCAGGACCGGCTGGCCGTTGCCTTTGCCACCGGCATTGGCGGCGTCTGGACGCTGCTGGATGCCTGGGACACCCTGAAGGAAAAGGGCCCGCGCCGGGTTCTTCCCATGACCGTGCCCATGCTCATGCCCAACGGTGTTGCCGCAGCCGTAAGCCTGGACCTCGGCGCCCGTGCCGGTGCCCACACGCCGGTCTCCGCCTGCGCCTCCGGCACGGAAGCCATGCACCTTGGCCTGGAGCTCATCCGCTCGGGCAAGGCGGACGTCGTCATGTGCGGTGGCGCTGAGGCTGCCATCCACCCCATGCCGCTGGCAGCGTTTGCCTCCATGCAGGCACTGTCCCGCCGGAACGACGAGCCCGAGCGCGCCTCCCGCCCCTACGACACCGCGCGTGACGGCTTCGTCATGGGTGAAGGTGCAGGCGCCCTGGTCCTCGAAGCCGAGGAGCACGCACTGGCCCGGGGTGCCCGGATTTACGCCGAGCTCGCCGGGACGTCCGTCACCGCTGACGCTTACCACATCACCGCGCCGGACCCCCAGGGGCTCGGAGCCACCCGCGCGCTGAAGGCGGCCATGTTCGACGGCCGGATCCAGCCTGAAGACGTGGTTCACGTCAACGCGCACGCCACTTCCACCCCTGTCGGCGACAAGCCCGAGTACACGGCCCTGCGCGCCGCCCTGGGCGCTCACGTGGACAGCGTCGCGGTCTCAGCCACCAAGTCCCAGATGGGCCACCTCCTGGGGGCTTCCGGCGCGGTTGAGGCTGTCCTCACCGTGTTGGCCGTCCACGATCGCAAGGCGCCGGTGACTATCAACCTTGAAAACCAGGATCCGGAGATCCCGCTCGACGTGGTCACCTCCGCCCGTGACCTGCCTGCCGGAAACATCGTGGCACTGAGCAACTCGTTCGGTTTCGGCGGCCACAACGCCGTCGTGGCCATCCGCAGCGTCTAG
- a CDS encoding acyl carrier protein yields the protein MASNEEILAGLAEIVNEETGLAPEAVELDKSFTEDLDIDSISMMTIVVNAEEKFGVRIPDEEVKNLKTVGDAVSFISGAQA from the coding sequence ATGGCTAGCAACGAAGAGATCCTGGCCGGCTTGGCTGAAATCGTCAACGAGGAAACCGGCCTGGCCCCGGAGGCAGTCGAGCTGGACAAGTCCTTCACCGAGGACCTGGACATCGACTCCATTTCCATGATGACCATCGTGGTCAACGCCGAGGAAAAGTTCGGCGTGCGCATCCCGGACGAAGAGGTCAAGAACCTCAAGACCGTGGGCGACGCTGTCAGCTTCATCTCCGGAGCACAGGCCTAG
- a CDS encoding beta-ketoacyl-ACP synthase III: MSVPTLKQAPIHEHTRILGLGAYRPDVIVTNEDVCQWIDSSDEWIRQRTGIVTRHRAPADVSVIDMAEGAAREAMEKAGIEASELGAVIVSTVTHPYATPSAAASLANRLGATPAPAFDISAACAGYCYGIAQGDALVRSGAAKYVLVVGAEKLSDVIDNRERTISFLLGDGAGAVVIGPSETPGIAPSVWGSDGSKWDAIGMTRSMLDVRDLGLAARQSDSTGDLALLEEAQELYPTLRQDGQTVFRWAVWEMAKVAQQALDAAGIEAEDLVAFIPHQANMRIIDEMVKKLKLPETVTVARDIAEAGNTSAASIPLATHRLLQENPGLSGGLALQIGFGAGLVFGAQVVVLP, encoded by the coding sequence ATGAGCGTTCCCACGCTGAAACAGGCTCCGATCCACGAACACACCCGCATCCTCGGCCTCGGGGCCTACCGGCCGGATGTCATCGTCACCAACGAGGACGTCTGCCAGTGGATCGATTCATCGGACGAGTGGATCCGACAGCGCACCGGCATTGTCACCCGCCATCGTGCGCCAGCGGACGTCAGCGTGATCGATATGGCCGAAGGCGCTGCCCGCGAAGCCATGGAGAAGGCCGGCATTGAGGCCTCGGAGCTCGGCGCCGTCATTGTTTCCACCGTGACCCACCCCTACGCCACGCCCTCCGCCGCGGCCAGCCTTGCCAACCGTCTCGGTGCTACCCCGGCGCCCGCCTTTGACATCTCGGCTGCCTGCGCCGGCTACTGCTACGGCATCGCCCAGGGTGATGCGCTGGTCCGCTCCGGCGCGGCCAAGTACGTGCTGGTGGTTGGTGCCGAGAAGCTCTCGGACGTTATTGACAACAGGGAACGCACCATCTCCTTCCTTCTTGGGGACGGTGCGGGCGCCGTTGTGATCGGCCCCTCCGAAACTCCCGGAATCGCCCCCTCCGTATGGGGCTCGGACGGCAGCAAGTGGGACGCCATCGGCATGACCCGCTCAATGCTGGACGTCCGCGACCTCGGCCTCGCCGCCCGCCAGTCCGACTCCACCGGCGATCTGGCCCTGCTCGAAGAAGCCCAGGAGCTGTACCCCACCCTGCGCCAGGACGGCCAGACCGTCTTCCGCTGGGCTGTCTGGGAAATGGCCAAGGTGGCGCAGCAGGCGCTCGATGCCGCCGGCATCGAGGCTGAAGACCTGGTTGCCTTCATCCCGCACCAGGCCAACATGCGCATCATCGACGAGATGGTGAAGAAGCTGAAGCTGCCCGAGACGGTTACAGTGGCACGGGACATTGCCGAAGCCGGCAACACGTCCGCTGCCTCCATCCCGCTGGCGACGCACCGGCTCCTGCAGGAGAACCCCGGTCTGAGCGGCGGGCTGGCCCTTCAGATCGGTTTCGGCGCGGGCCTGGTCTTCGGCGCGCAGGTAGTTGTCCTTCCCTAG
- a CDS encoding ACP S-malonyltransferase, which translates to MLAIVCPGQGSQTPGFLAPWLELPSVAGQLASLSDIAGIDLVAHGTTSDEETIKDTAVAQPLIVAAGLVTAASLFDVELSSLPVILAGHSVGEITAAALAGVLTEQEAMTFVRERANSMAAAAAVTPTGMSAVVGGDPAEVLAAIEAAGAAPANVNGAGQTVAAGTFEQLKALADNPPAKARVIPLKVAGAFHTSHMSPAVSALRKLEPQLNPVAPKVPLLSNYDGAEVTDGGAAVESLIAQVSRPVRWDLCMETMVNRGVTGVIELAPAGTLAGLAKRGMPGVKTVAVKTPEDLSAALALFAELEGNA; encoded by the coding sequence GTGCTTGCAATAGTCTGCCCTGGACAGGGCTCACAGACCCCGGGTTTTCTGGCCCCTTGGCTGGAACTTCCTTCGGTGGCAGGCCAGCTGGCCTCCCTGAGCGACATCGCAGGCATCGACCTGGTGGCCCACGGGACCACCTCCGACGAGGAAACCATCAAGGATACTGCGGTGGCGCAGCCCCTGATCGTTGCCGCGGGGCTGGTCACCGCCGCCTCCCTCTTCGACGTCGAACTCAGCTCCCTCCCGGTGATCCTGGCGGGCCACTCCGTCGGTGAGATCACTGCAGCCGCCCTTGCCGGCGTGCTGACGGAGCAGGAAGCCATGACCTTCGTCCGCGAGCGTGCCAACAGCATGGCCGCCGCGGCAGCCGTCACCCCCACGGGCATGAGCGCCGTAGTCGGCGGTGACCCGGCCGAGGTGCTGGCTGCCATTGAGGCGGCCGGTGCGGCCCCTGCCAATGTCAATGGGGCTGGCCAGACAGTCGCCGCCGGAACCTTCGAACAGCTGAAGGCCCTGGCCGACAACCCGCCCGCCAAGGCCCGCGTCATCCCGCTCAAGGTGGCCGGCGCTTTCCACACCAGCCACATGTCGCCCGCAGTCAGCGCCCTCAGGAAACTGGAGCCGCAGCTGAACCCGGTGGCGCCGAAGGTGCCCCTGCTGTCGAATTACGACGGCGCCGAGGTCACCGACGGAGGTGCCGCCGTCGAAAGCCTGATCGCCCAGGTCTCGCGCCCGGTACGGTGGGACCTCTGCATGGAAACCATGGTCAACCGCGGTGTTACCGGCGTGATTGAACTCGCACCTGCCGGCACACTGGCCGGACTGGCCAAGCGCGGCATGCCCGGCGTCAAGACCGTCGCGGTCAAGACCCCCGAGGACCTCTCCGCCGCCCTGGCGCTCTTTGCAGAACTGGAGGGCAACGCATGA
- a CDS encoding PucR family transcriptional regulator yields MPAPASPSPKRKPAPPKATPEKSETLKQLRASVGQLSTTTLRRLEQALPWYSRLSADERSALGMVAQNGIAAFVTWYERPSSPSWILTDVFGTAPTELTRSISLQKALQLIRIVVEVVEDQVPVIAPEADQPSLREAVLRYSREVAFAAADVYARAAESRGSWDTRLEALIVDAILRGENTDALRSRIAALGWKAQERFTVMVGNSPSEPSASYVSELRRMAGRYAEDALVGIQGDRLILILGGVQDRETAYVKLSDMFAPGPVVYGPEASSLLEASGSAQSAFAGLTAARAWPSAPRPVAADDLLPERVISGDDAARRSLVKNIYRPLLAASNGLVETLGTYLELGHSLEATARELFVHANTVRYRLKRVCDVTGWDPLLPREAFVLQAALVVGRLSAPPKAATERQVSRNQA; encoded by the coding sequence ATGCCAGCACCAGCCAGTCCGTCACCGAAGCGGAAACCAGCGCCGCCGAAGGCCACGCCGGAGAAGTCCGAAACCCTCAAGCAGCTCCGCGCCAGCGTAGGCCAGCTCTCCACCACCACCCTGCGCAGGCTCGAGCAGGCGCTGCCCTGGTACAGCCGGCTCAGTGCGGACGAGCGCTCGGCGCTCGGCATGGTGGCGCAGAACGGCATCGCGGCTTTCGTCACCTGGTATGAGCGGCCCAGTTCGCCGTCGTGGATCCTTACGGACGTTTTCGGGACAGCCCCCACGGAGCTGACCCGCTCAATCAGCCTGCAGAAGGCGTTGCAGCTGATCAGGATCGTGGTGGAGGTGGTGGAGGACCAGGTTCCGGTCATCGCACCCGAAGCCGACCAGCCCTCCCTGCGCGAGGCAGTCCTGCGGTACTCGCGGGAAGTGGCCTTTGCAGCCGCAGATGTCTATGCCCGCGCTGCTGAATCCCGCGGCTCCTGGGACACCCGGCTGGAAGCCCTGATTGTCGACGCGATCCTGCGCGGCGAAAACACGGACGCCCTGCGCTCACGCATCGCAGCGCTTGGCTGGAAGGCGCAGGAGCGGTTCACGGTGATGGTGGGAAATTCACCGTCGGAGCCCAGCGCCAGCTATGTCAGCGAGCTGCGGCGCATGGCTGGCCGTTACGCCGAGGACGCGCTGGTAGGAATTCAGGGCGACCGGCTGATCCTCATCCTTGGCGGGGTGCAGGACCGCGAAACCGCCTACGTGAAGTTAAGCGACATGTTCGCCCCCGGGCCGGTTGTTTACGGCCCCGAGGCCAGTTCGCTGCTGGAGGCCAGCGGTTCCGCCCAGTCGGCCTTTGCCGGGCTGACGGCCGCCCGCGCCTGGCCCTCCGCCCCACGCCCGGTAGCCGCTGACGACCTGCTGCCGGAACGGGTTATTTCCGGTGACGACGCCGCACGCCGCTCGCTCGTGAAGAACATCTACCGGCCGCTCCTGGCGGCCTCCAACGGTCTGGTGGAAACGCTGGGAACCTACTTGGAGCTGGGTCATTCACTCGAGGCCACGGCCCGGGAACTCTTCGTCCACGCCAACACCGTCAGGTACCGATTGAAGCGCGTCTGCGACGTCACCGGTTGGGACCCGCTGCTGCCGCGGGAGGCGTTCGTGCTGCAGGCCGCGCTGGTGGTGGGCCGTCTTTCCGCCCCGCCTAAGGCCGCCACGGAGCGGCAGGTGTCCCGGAACCAGGCGTGA